In the Sphingobacterium sp. PCS056 genome, TCGCTCGGTAGGTCAAAAGCCACCACAGGTCGATCTCTACAAAATCTAATGAAAGTCCGAAAATATGAATGTCAGTAGTGAAGAAAAGGTCGATCCAGGATTGTAAAACCATTTGTCTTCCTGCCTGTAACCTTCTGATCAGAGAAGCTTTATATATTTTTGTGCTTGCTGAATAATTTGGTCCATTGACAACGTAATCTCGCATTTTTTGTAATTGCCCGCAGTAATGTTCATAACCTAGATTAATAGAGAAGGGATTATTGCAATCTCCATGTATATGCCAGTAAGTCTTGTTTAAAGAATGATATTTTCTAAATACACTGTATGTCGTTTCATTTACCAGACTAGTTTTCTCTTTCGGATGTGTACCGGCTAAACTGAAATCATAATTGGTTGTCATGATATTTTCAACCGATAATTCCCTAATCAGTTCGTGAAGCTCATTTTGTTGGATATTAGAAACGGCATCAGCAATAAAGGTTTTAAGTTCCTTTTCATCCATGTGTTGTTGCTGTATGGCGCTTAAAAATATCTCTTCATAGAGCATAGGAAATGGTTTCCGACCATTTTCTAAAGTTTGAACATGGTATTTGTTTTTGATGCTAATTAACAGATCATTCCAACTTGTTCCTTTGTTGATATTGTTGATGTCGTTGCCAATGAGTAGTGCTGTATTAGTCATGATCATTAATTGTCTTGATAATAGCTTGATTAATCTATTTGATCTCTTGTAATATCGTTATTTTTTATTATTCTACCTGAAATTGATTTAATTTTATTATCCACAAAGTTATGCAACCGAAATGTCATGGTGGGCTACATCTGGTTTGGATGTATTTTTTTAAATCTAAGCACGTTAATAAACAGTTTTTTTGATTAATTGAACTAAAAAATATGAAGAGACACTGTTATTGTGCTGATATCTAATGATTTAAACGGGTTTTTAAATTATTTATTAAAAAAAGTAAAATTGTCCAATCCATGGAGTAACAGTTCTCGTATATAGTTTTAGAAACTAAAATTATACACTAAAAAACGAATATGTTATGGAAAAGATGTCATCTCAAAAAGAGTGTTTAATCGATGAAAAAG is a window encoding:
- a CDS encoding SIR2 family protein, giving the protein MTNTALLIGNDINNINKGTSWNDLLISIKNKYHVQTLENGRKPFPMLYEEIFLSAIQQQHMDEKELKTFIADAVSNIQQNELHELIRELSVENIMTTNYDFSLAGTHPKEKTSLVNETTYSVFRKYHSLNKTYWHIHGDCNNPFSINLGYEHYCGQLQKMRDYVVNGPNYSASTKIYKASLIRRLQAGRQMVLQSWIDLFFTTDIHIFGLSLDFVEIDLWWLLTYRARNKFYKKNTFIKNQIYYYIPNKYVNDSSDKIQLLRANDVKVEIIDEENKSKYYQKIINSIKLKL